Proteins encoded by one window of Channa argus isolate prfri chromosome 13, Channa argus male v1.0, whole genome shotgun sequence:
- the wdr13 gene encoding WD repeat-containing protein 13 — protein sequence MAAVWQQVLAVDARYNAYRTPTFPQFRTQYIRRRSQLLRENAKCGFEPGLRRQYLRLRSQLLALRYGPLSEQSSFRASSVRSSRTTLDRMEDFEEDPRAQGARGHRRSVSRGSYQLQAQMNRAVYDERPPGSLVPTSVAEASRAMAGDTTLSENYAFAGMHHIFDQHVDSAVPRLQFANDDKHLLACCSLDGTLSIMTLSPPPASVKVTLRGHAGPVTDFAWSLSNDIIVSTSLDGTLRIWNTEDGRCIREVRDPESSELLCCTFQPMNNNLTVVGNGKHHLQVVNISTGKKVKGGSSKLTGRVLSLSFDAPGRILWAGDDRGSIFSFLFDMATGKLTKAKRLVVSEGSSICSISARSWISREARDPSLLVNACVNKLLLYRVVDNEGTLQLKRSFPIQHGSHLVHSIFCPLMSFRQGACVVTGSEDGCVYFFDVERNTKAIVNKLQGHGGPVLDVSFNCDESLLASADSTGMVIIWRREQK from the exons ATGGCAGCAGTTTGGCAGCAGGTTTTGGCAGTGGACGCAAG GTACAATGCTTACCGCACGCCTACGTTCCCACAGTTCCGAACTCAGTACATCCGCCGCCGCAGCCAGCTGCTCAGAGAGAACGCGAAGTGTGGCTTTGAGCCAGGTCTGCGCAGGCAGTACCTGAGGCTGCGCAGTCAGCTGCTGGCCCTGCGCTACGGGCCCCTGTCTGAGCAGAGCAGCTTCAGGGCCAGCAGTGTGCGCAGCTCCCGCACCACACTGGACCGCATGGAG GACTTTGAGGAGGACCCCCGTGCCCAAGGGGCTCGAGGTCACCGCCGGTCTGTCAGCAGAGGCTCCTACCAGCTACAGGCTCAGATGAACAGAGCCGTCTATGATGAGAG GCCTCCGGGCAGTTTAGTGCCCACCTCAGTGGCGGAGGCCAGTCGTGCCATGGCAGGGGACACCACTTTAAGTGAAAATTATGCTTTTGCTGGCATGCATCACATATTTGACCAACATGTAGACTCTGCTG TTCCACGGCTGCAGTTTGCAAACGATGACAAGCACCTCCTTGCATGCTGCTCGTTGGACGGCACACTGTCCATCATGACGTTGTCCCCTCCTCCTGCCAGTGTAAAGGTGACTCTGAGAGGTCACGCAGGCCCTGTCACAGACTTTGCTTGGTCTCTCAGCAATGACATCATAGTGTCTACATCACTGGATGGGACTCTGCGTATCTGGAACACAGAGGATGGCCGGTGCATCCGAGAGGTCAGAGACCCAGAATCCAGCGAGTTGCTCTGCTGCACTTTCCAGCCCATGAACAACAATCTTACAGTG GTGGGAAACGGCAAGCACCACCTACAGGTGGTGAACATCTCCACTGGGAAGAAGGTTAAGGGGGGGTCCAGTAAGCTGACAGGTCGCGTGCTGTCTCTTTCCTTTGATGCTCCGGGTAGGATCCTTTGGGCTGGTGATGACAGGGGAAGCatcttctctttcctctttgaCATGGCCACAG GGAAGCTGACCAAAGCCAAGCGTCTGGTTGTGAGTGAAGGCAGCTCCATCTGCAGCATATCTGCTCGGTCCTGGATTAGCCGAGAGGCCAGAGACCCCTCCCTGCTGGTCAACGCCTGTGTCAATAAGCTGCTGTTGTACAG GGTGGTGGACAATGAGGGCACACTACAGCTGAAGAGAAGCTTCCCTATCCAGCATGGTTCCCATCTTGTTCACAGCATCTTCTGCCCCCTCATGTCTTTCAGACAGGGTGCCTGTGTGG TGACTGGCAGTGAGGATGGCTGTGTCTACTTCTTTGACGTTGAACGCAACACCAAGGCGATAGTTAACAAGCTGCAGGGTCACGGGGGACCAGTGCTGGATGTCAGCTTTAACTGTGACGAGAGTTTACTGGCATCTGCCGATTCCACTGGCATGGTCATCATTTGGAGGCGGGAGCAGAAGTGA